The genomic window ACACCCGGGCCGGCTTGGGCCAGACCCACGGCAGCGCCCGCGTTGAGCACCACGGCGTCACGCACGGGGCCACGGTCCCCGGCGAAGAGTCGGCGGGCGACCTGCGCGTTGTCCTCGGCGTCGCCACCTCGCAGCGAGTCCAACGGGCTGCGGGCCAGGCCCAGCTGCTCGGGAGTGATGTGCACCTCGGTGACCTCACCGTCGGCCACCCACCACAGGTGCGAGCCGTCAGCGACCGTGAGCTCGTCGAGCCCGTCATCCCCGCGGAAGACGAGGGCGTACGTCCCCCGCTGGGCGAAGACACCGGCCATGAGCGGCGCGATCCGCTCGTCGGCGACGCCCACGACCGAGTAGGTCGGGTGGGCCGGGTTGGTCATCGGGCCGAGGACGTTGAGAGCCGTGCCGATCCCGAGATCACGCCGCGGGATGGCGGTGTGCCGGAAGGAGGGGTGGAAGGACTGCGCGAAGCAGAACGTGATGCCGGCACTCTCGGCGATCTCGGCCACGGTCTCCGTCGGCAGGGACAGGGTGACCCCGAGTGCCTCGAGGACGTCGGCCGAGCCCGACTTCGAGGACGCCGCACGGTTGCCGTGCTTGACCACACGCACCCCCGTCGCGGCGATCGCGATGGAGGACATCGTCGAGATGTTGACCGTACCGGCCATGTCACCACCCGTGCCCACGATGTCGAGCGTCGGGCCCGCGACCGAGATCGGCCGAGCGTGCTCGAGCATGACGTCGGCCAGCGCGCGCAGCTCGGTGACGGTCTCCCCCTTCGCCCGCAGCGCGACGAGGAAGCCGGCGATCTGGGTGGGCGCGGCGTCGCCGGACATGATCTGCCGCATCGCCCAGGAGGTCGCATCGGCGCTGAGGTCGCTCCCGTTCAGGAGGCTGGTGAGCAGTTGTGGCCAGTCGTGGGTGGCCGCGCCGTTCATCAGCGGGCCACGCCCCGGGCCAGATCGGCCACCGCGTCCGCGACCGCGATCGGGTCCAGCGGGTGTGGGACCGACCCCTCGGCCATCGACCACGTCGCCAGCCACCCGTCCTGCGGGCGGCCGGTGAGCACGAGCACCTGGGGGCAGTTGTAGACCTCGAGCTTCAGCTGGCGGCACAGACCGAGCCCGCCGACCTTGGCAGCCTCGCCGTCGAGGACGAGGAGATCGATGCCCCCCTCCTCCACGGCCGAGAAGACGGCGTCGGCCGTGGCGCACTCCAGCCACGACTCCACCTCGACATCGCGCGCGGGGCGACGGCCCACTGCTGCGCGCACGGCGTCACGCGTAGTGATGTTGTCGCTGTACAGCAGGATCCGCACGGCCGTCGGTGCGACCTTCGAGGCCTCGGGGCTGGCGCCCACTGCGGGCCGGGAACTGTGCGATTGAGGGGTACCGGTCATGCCCAGATCGTAGCGTTTGCAGGCACCACAGGACTCGCGGAGGGGGGTGGCGCACATCCGGTGGACAGGGGATACATAATGGGGCGCGTGGCCACTGCAACTTCTCTGCCTTCAGACACGTCCAGGCACCCGATCGCGGACCCCCTCATGGGCCCCGTGAGTCGACCGAACATGGCTTCCGTCGGCACGATCGTCTGGCTCTCCAGCGAGCTGATGTTCTTCGCCGGGCTGTTCGCCATCTTCTTCACGGTCCGGTCGATGCGACCCGACCTGTGGGAGCACAACATCGCGATCCTCGATGTGCCCTACGCCGCCGCCAACACCCTGATCCTCGTGATCTCCTCGGTGTGGTGCCAGCTGGGCGTCCTCAAGGCCGAGCACGGCCAGAAGTCGCGCACCGGGTCGCTGCTCAACGTCGCCGGCTGGGGCATGCGCGAGTGGTACGTCCTCACCTACATCTTCGGCGCCATCTTCGTCTCCGGCCAGATCATGGAGTACGCCACCCTCGTCTCCGAGGGCGTCAGCATCTCGACCGATGCCTGGGCGTCGATCTTCTTCCTGACCACGGGCCTGCACGGCATCCACGTCACCGGCGGGCTCATCGCCTTCCTGCTGATCATCGGTCGCACGTACACCACCCGCAGCTACAGCCACGCGCAGCAGACCGGTGCCATCGTCACCTCCTACTACTGGCACTTCGTCGACGTCGTGTGGATCGCACTCTTCGCCGCCATCTACCTCCTCGGAGCCTGACGCAGATGAGCCGCACGACCCGCCCCCGCCGACACCGCACGACAGGACTTTCCATGCCGAAGCTCTCTCGCCGCCACCCCGCGGCGATCGCCCTGCTGCTCCTGCTGGGCCTCCTGGTCACCGGCACCGCCTACTCGGCCGTCGCGCCGAAGGACGCACAGGCCAGCGTCGCCGCATCCGACAGCGTCGAGCAGGGCAAGAAGCTCTTCACGGCCAACTGTGCCAACTGCCACGGCACCAATGGTCTGGGCATCGAGGGGGCCGGCCCGAGCCTGGCCGGTGTCGGTGCGGCCTCGGTCGACTTCCAGATGGGCACCGGCCGCATGCCGATGGCCGCTCCGGACGTGCAGGCCCCGGGCAACATCCGTGTGAAGTTCTCCGACGAGGAGATCGCTGACGTCGGCGCCTACGTGGCCACCCTCGGCGCCGGCCCGGCAGTCCCGCCGCAGGAGTACACCGACGGTTCGAAGGGTGACCCGGGCAAGGGCGGCGAGATCTTCCGCGTCAACTGCGCCATGTGCCACTCCAGCGCCGGTGTCGGTGGTGCGCTGACCCGCGGCAAGGACGCCCCGCCGGTCATCGGCGTCTCCGGAAAGCACATCTACGAGGCCATGGTCACCGGCCCGCAGAGCATGCCCGTCTTCAACGAGACGAACCTCGACCCCCAGGACAAGCGTGACGTGATCGCCTACATCGAGGCCATGGAGGACGCCGGCAGCCCCGGAGGCAACCCCCTCGGCGGTTACGGCCCCGTTCCCGAGGGCCTCTTCGTCTGGACCATCGGCCTCGGCCTCCTGGTCACCGCTGCCGTCTGGCTCGGCCAGAAGTCCGCCTGACCCACCTGACAACTCGCCACACAGACAGGATCGACGACAGATGAGTGAGCACACCCCGACAGGGGCGCAGCCGGAGGAGCCCAGCGGCTCCGAGCCCGTGCGCCTCGACCAGGGCCACGTGCAGGGCACCGGAGGTGTCCCGGAGCAGTTCGCCAATCCCGGCCTCCCTCCGCACGTGCTGCGCAACGCAGACCTCGACGAGAAGGCCGCGAAGCGCGCTGAGCGCCAGGTGGCACTGCTCTTCCTCGTGTCCATCTTCGGCACGGTGCTGTTCATCGTCGCCTACCTGCTCGTCGACACCGGGACCCAGGTCTGGGTGCCGTTCACCAACGAGATGAGCCTGTCGAACCTCCTGCTGGGTCTCGGCCTGTCGCTGAGCCTGCTGGGTATCGGCCTGGGTGCGGTCCATTGGGCCAAGACGCTCATGCCCGACACCGAGGTCGTCGAGATGCGTCACCCGATGCGCTCGCAGGACGAGGACCGCCAGGACTTCGTCGACACGATGCTCGAGGGCGGTGAGTCCTCGCAGCTGACGCGTCGTCCCCTGCTCAAGGCGACCTTCGGTGGCGCCATGGGCCTGTTCGCACTGCCGTTGCTCGTCCAGCTCGTCGGCTCCCTCGGGCCACTTCCCCGCAACGACCTCTCGGTCACGTTCTGGGACAAGAGCGAGAACGGGAAGTCCGACAAGTTGCGTCTGATGCGCGACCCGGAGAACACCCCGATCAAGCCTGCCGACGTCACGATCGGCTCGGTCTTCCACATCCAGCCGGAAGGCCTGCTGGATCTGCACCACGGCAAGCTGGAGCAGATGAGCAAGGCCTCCGTGCTCCTCATGCGTCTGAACCCGAAGGACTTCCAGGACACGGACAGGGGTCGCAAGGCGCGCTCCTGGGGTCACGAAGGGATCGTCGCCTACTCCAAGGTGTGCACCCACGTCGGTTGCCCCGTCGGCCTCTACGAGCAGACGACGCACCATCTGCTCTGCCCGTGTCACCAGTCCACCTTCGACGTCACCAACGACTGCGAGATCGTCTTCGGCCCGGCCGGGCACCCCCTGCCGCAGCTGAAGGTCGGCGTCGACAGCGAGGGTTACCTCATCGCTGACCAGCCCTTCCAGGAACCGGTCGGCCCGAGCTTCTGGGAGCGTGGTTGATCATGACCAGCACTGCTCGTCCCGCTGACGGCCTGCGTGCGGATGACGCACCGGCCACGGCGCCCACCTCTGCCGGCATGAAGAAGGTCGGCGGCGTCGCCGGGTGGATTGATGACCGGACCGGCGCCGCCAAGGGCGTCGGCTACCTGATGAAGAAGGTCTTCCCGGACCACTGGTCCTTCATGCTCGGCGAGATCGCCATGTACTCGATGATCGTGTGCATGCTCACCGGGGTCTTCCTGACCTTCTGGTTCGACCCATCGATGGTCCACACCACCTACGAGGGCAGCTACGTCCCGATGCAGGGCGTGGAGATGTCGCGGGCCTACGCCTCGACGCTGAACATCTCGTTCGACGTCAAGGGCGGTCTGCTCATCCGCCAGATCCATCACTGGTCGGCGCTGCTGTTCATCGTCGCGCTGTCGGTGCACATGCTCCGCGTGTTCTTCACCGGTGCCTTCCGCAAGCCGCGTGAGCTCAACTGGGTCATCGGCTGCGTGCTGTCCCTGCTGGCTCTCGTGGAGGGCTTCGCCGGCTACTCCCTCCCGGACGACCTGCTCTCCGGTACGGGCCTGCGCGCCGCGCAGGGCTTCATGGTGGCCGCGCCCGTCATCGGCAGCTACCTCAGCTACGCGTTGTTCGGCGGCACCTTCCCGGGCCTGGACATCATCCCGCGGCTGTACTCCATCCACATCCTGCTGCTGCCGGCCCTTCTCATCGGTCTGTTCACGGTGCACATCGTCCTCGTGGCGCTGCAGAAGCACACGCAGTACCCCGGCCCGGGCAAGACGAACGACAACGTCGTCGGCTTCCCCGTCATGCCGGTGTACGCGGCCAAGGCCGGTGGGTTCTTCTTCATCGTCTTCGGTGGCATCGCGCTGATGTCCTCGCTGATCCAGATCAACGCGGTCTGGGTCCACGGTCCGTACGTGCCCAACGCCACGACCGCCGGCGCCCAGCCTGACTGGTACATGGGCTTCCCCGACGGTGCCCTGCGTCTGCTGCCGGGCTTCCTCGAGTTCGAGACCTTCGGGTTCACGTGGGCCTTCCCGGTCATCATCGGTGCCCTGCTGGTCATCCCGGCCTTCTACGGCGGCATGATCGCCTACCCGTTCATCGAGGCCTGGGTCACCGGTGACAAGCGTGAGCACCACCTGCTCGACCGCCCGCGGAACGCCCCCACCCGTACCGGTCTGGGCATGGCAGCGCTGACGCTCTACGGCGTACTGATGTTCGCCGCGAGCAACGACATCATGGCGATCAAGTTCGGGATGTCGATCAACGACATCACCTGGACGCTGCGCGTGCTGACCTTCGTCGGCCCGGTCATCGCCTTCTGGGCGACCCGCCGCCTCTGCCTGAGCATGCAACGGCACGAGCGGGACACGGTCCTCCACGGACGGGAGACGGGTCGGATCGAGCGGAGCGCCGACGGCGAATTCCACGAGGTCCACGAGCCGCTCGACCCGTACACGCGCTGGACGATGGTCCAGCACGAGGGTGCTCCCCCGCTGGAGCTCGAGCCAGCCGTCGACGAGAACGGCGTCGAGAACAGAAAGGGCGCACGCAAGAACAAGCTGCGTGCCAAGCTGCACGACTTCTACTTCGGTGGAAGCGTCGAGCCGCCCACCCCGGCAGAGCTCGAGGCCGCGCACCACGAGCACGGCCACGAGCAGATCGAGGCGGGCGAGGACGAGAAGGTCTCCACCCACTGACCCCGGTCAGCCGATCGAGGCGGGCCCCGGAGGACTCCTTCGGGGCCCGCCTCGTCGTGCTCGACACCGAGTCGACCCACCCGACTCTCCCCCCGGGCGACGGTGCGAAGATGTTCCGAGAATGACGCCTCCGCTCGCCTCCCGACGCCCGGCCGAGACGGTTCGTCCTGCCTCTCTGGCCATGACGACGGTCCTGCTGGCGCTGCTCGGCATGTTCGGCCCCTTCTCCATCGACACGCCCTTCCCCGCGTTCGCTGCCATGGGCGAGCAGTTCCAGGTCTCCGACGCGGCGATGCAGCTCGTCGTGAGCGCCTACTTGGCCTCGTTCGCCGCCATGTGCCTCTTCCACGGTCCGATCAGCGACGCAGTGGGGCGCAAGCCGGTCATGGTCACCGGCGCCGCGATCTACGCGCTCGCGTCGATCGGATGTGCCCTCTCGAACTCGCTGGAGCTACTCCTGGTCTTTCGGGTCCTGCAGGGCATGTCCGCCGGTGCGGGGACGATCGTCTCCCGCACTGTGGTCCGGGACCTGTTCGAAGGAGCGCGGGCCCAGCAGCTGATGAGCATAGTCGCCATGATCTTCGCCCTCGGCCCGGCAATCGCCCCGATCATGGGTGGCTGGTTGTTGCTCCTGGGACCGTGGCCACTGATCTTCTGGTTCCTCACCCTCTTCGGCGCCGCCATCGCGATCGCAGTGCTCGCCCTCCTGCCCGAGAGCCACCCGCCCGAGAACCGCACTCCCCTGCGGGTGCGCTCCATCCTCGCCAGCGTCGCCGACGTCAGCCGTGTACGCAGTTTCCAGG from Janibacter cremeus includes these protein-coding regions:
- the trpD gene encoding anthranilate phosphoribosyltransferase: MNGAATHDWPQLLTSLLNGSDLSADATSWAMRQIMSGDAAPTQIAGFLVALRAKGETVTELRALADVMLEHARPISVAGPTLDIVGTGGDMAGTVNISTMSSIAIAATGVRVVKHGNRAASSKSGSADVLEALGVTLSLPTETVAEIAESAGITFCFAQSFHPSFRHTAIPRRDLGIGTALNVLGPMTNPAHPTYSVVGVADERIAPLMAGVFAQRGTYALVFRGDDGLDELTVADGSHLWWVADGEVTEVHITPEQLGLARSPLDSLRGGDAEDNAQVARRLFAGDRGPVRDAVVLNAGAAVGLAQAGPGVPADPVAAIRTGMGTIETVLDSGRAAEQLQRWVDATQAAAE
- a CDS encoding cytochrome c oxidase subunit 3, coding for MGPVSRPNMASVGTIVWLSSELMFFAGLFAIFFTVRSMRPDLWEHNIAILDVPYAAANTLILVISSVWCQLGVLKAEHGQKSRTGSLLNVAGWGMREWYVLTYIFGAIFVSGQIMEYATLVSEGVSISTDAWASIFFLTTGLHGIHVTGGLIAFLLIIGRTYTTRSYSHAQQTGAIVTSYYWHFVDVVWIALFAAIYLLGA
- a CDS encoding c-type cytochrome — translated: MPKLSRRHPAAIALLLLLGLLVTGTAYSAVAPKDAQASVAASDSVEQGKKLFTANCANCHGTNGLGIEGAGPSLAGVGAASVDFQMGTGRMPMAAPDVQAPGNIRVKFSDEEIADVGAYVATLGAGPAVPPQEYTDGSKGDPGKGGEIFRVNCAMCHSSAGVGGALTRGKDAPPVIGVSGKHIYEAMVTGPQSMPVFNETNLDPQDKRDVIAYIEAMEDAGSPGGNPLGGYGPVPEGLFVWTIGLGLLVTAAVWLGQKSA
- a CDS encoding ubiquinol-cytochrome c reductase iron-sulfur subunit, giving the protein MSEHTPTGAQPEEPSGSEPVRLDQGHVQGTGGVPEQFANPGLPPHVLRNADLDEKAAKRAERQVALLFLVSIFGTVLFIVAYLLVDTGTQVWVPFTNEMSLSNLLLGLGLSLSLLGIGLGAVHWAKTLMPDTEVVEMRHPMRSQDEDRQDFVDTMLEGGESSQLTRRPLLKATFGGAMGLFALPLLVQLVGSLGPLPRNDLSVTFWDKSENGKSDKLRLMRDPENTPIKPADVTIGSVFHIQPEGLLDLHHGKLEQMSKASVLLMRLNPKDFQDTDRGRKARSWGHEGIVAYSKVCTHVGCPVGLYEQTTHHLLCPCHQSTFDVTNDCEIVFGPAGHPLPQLKVGVDSEGYLIADQPFQEPVGPSFWERG
- a CDS encoding cytochrome b, with translation MTSTARPADGLRADDAPATAPTSAGMKKVGGVAGWIDDRTGAAKGVGYLMKKVFPDHWSFMLGEIAMYSMIVCMLTGVFLTFWFDPSMVHTTYEGSYVPMQGVEMSRAYASTLNISFDVKGGLLIRQIHHWSALLFIVALSVHMLRVFFTGAFRKPRELNWVIGCVLSLLALVEGFAGYSLPDDLLSGTGLRAAQGFMVAAPVIGSYLSYALFGGTFPGLDIIPRLYSIHILLLPALLIGLFTVHIVLVALQKHTQYPGPGKTNDNVVGFPVMPVYAAKAGGFFFIVFGGIALMSSLIQINAVWVHGPYVPNATTAGAQPDWYMGFPDGALRLLPGFLEFETFGFTWAFPVIIGALLVIPAFYGGMIAYPFIEAWVTGDKREHHLLDRPRNAPTRTGLGMAALTLYGVLMFAASNDIMAIKFGMSINDITWTLRVLTFVGPVIAFWATRRLCLSMQRHERDTVLHGRETGRIERSADGEFHEVHEPLDPYTRWTMVQHEGAPPLELEPAVDENGVENRKGARKNKLRAKLHDFYFGGSVEPPTPAELEAAHHEHGHEQIEAGEDEKVSTH
- a CDS encoding multidrug effflux MFS transporter, producing the protein MTPPLASRRPAETVRPASLAMTTVLLALLGMFGPFSIDTPFPAFAAMGEQFQVSDAAMQLVVSAYLASFAAMCLFHGPISDAVGRKPVMVTGAAIYALASIGCALSNSLELLLVFRVLQGMSAGAGTIVSRTVVRDLFEGARAQQLMSIVAMIFALGPAIAPIMGGWLLLLGPWPLIFWFLTLFGAAIAIAVLALLPESHPPENRTPLRVRSILASVADVSRVRSFQVLAAAQAFSFAGQFLYIAAAPIFVVSLLGKGPQDFWVFFVPMVGGMVLGSFTNARLAGRVSGHVLITGGQCVAITGAVVGMLFAFGPGAATLPWAVVGPTAIAFGTGIALPIYQLTLLDAVPHARGTAASVSTFAVLILNAVLASVIAPVAATSLGRLAATSLTLLVLGIALFHLHRAGVRRESRTHTCQPEVS